AAACATATCGACAGTCAAGTTGTTTGGCTCTAAAATAAGGAGGAGCCAAAGACTTTGAGATACTACTAAATCCAATGTGATGAAACAAATTCAAATGGTTGACTTAAAAAGTCAATATGAAGGAATTAAAGAAGAAGTAAATCAATCTTTCCAAGAAGTTTTAGAATCTTCTGCATTTATCAACGGACCTCAAGTGCATACTTTTCAAGCTAATTTAGAAAAGTATTTAGGGGTAAAGCACGTAATTCCATGTGCAAATGGAACTGATGCATTACAGATTGCTATGATGGGACTAGGGTTACAACCTGGTGATGAGGTAATCACAGCTGATTTTACTTTTGCTGCAACAGTGGAGGTAATTGCCTTATTACAGTTGACTCCTGTTTTAGTGGATGTTTGTCCAGATAGCATGAATATTGATGTAGAAGCGATTAAAAAAGCAATCACTCCTAAAACGAAAGCAATTGTACCTGTACACTTATTTGGGAACGTAGCTAACATGGAGGAAATCATGAAAATTGCTGCTGAGCACAATTTATATGTAATTGAAGATAATGCACAAGGTATTGGAGCAAGCTATGCTTTTTCAGATGGTAAAAAAGTAAAAACGGGAGGAATTGCTCATGTTGGAGCAACATCGTTCTTCCCTTCTAAAAACTTAGGTTGCTATGGGGATGGTGGAGCTATTTTTACAAATGATGACGAATTAGCACATATCATTCGCGGAATTGTAAATCATGGAATGTATGAGCGTTACCACCACGATGTTGTTGGAGTGAACTCTCGTTTAGATAGTTTACAAGCAGCAGTATTAAACGCAAAATTACCGCGTTTAGATCAATACAACAAAGCAAGAAGAGAAGCAGCAGCTCAATATTCTGCAGCTTTAGCGAATCATCCGAATGTAATTACGCCAAAAGTAGAAGGGGATGATGATAGTCATGTATTCCACCAATACACCTTGCGTATCGTGAATGCAGATAGAAATGCATTGATGGCACATTTACAAGGAAAAGGAATTCCTTGCGCAATTTATTACCCAATTCCATTGCACAATCAAAAGGCATATCTAGATCCTCGTTATAAGGAAGAAGATTTTCCAGTAACCAATCAATTGGTGAAAGAGGTATTGTCATTACCGATGCACTCTGAATTAGAAGCAGATCAAATTAAATTTATCACGGACGAGATTAAAGCATTTTTAGGATAGTCCTTGAACCCGATAAAAAAAGCCTTGAGAAATCAAGGCTTTTTTATTTATGTTTTTTGAGTCAGTGTATTGATGAGCAAGGAACATAGGGCGCAAGCCGCTAAGGAGAGTGCTACAACATACATAGAACCATTGTTTAGTGTATTTAATAGGACAGAAGTCAAAAAGGTAAACGCCAATTGAGAAGCCCCAAATAGGGCAGAGGCAATACCCGATTCTGCTTTAAATGGCGATAAAGCCAAAGTGGTTGAAGTAGGAAAAAGCATCCCCAAAGGCAAAACAAAAAAGAAAAGCGGTACCAATTGGAAATAAATGGAGGCATCTGTTACAATGAACCCAAACAAGACCAAAGCCGAAATTAATTGTATGCTAGTACCTAAGGTTATGATTTGCTTCGGTTCTAGGCGTTTTCTTAAAAAAGAGGAGGTAAGGAATGAACCGACCATTAAGCCACAAGAATTCACCATAAAAACGATGCTAAAGGCCGTACTGCTCAATCCTCCAACTTCCATCACCAGTACAGGAGAATTGGAAATGTAAAGCATCAAACAACTGAAGGCGATACTTCCAACCAAGGTATAGGTAATGAATGTTTTGTTTTCAAAAAGCCTCAAGTAGTTTTGAATGATGGATTTTACTTCTAAAGAAGGCAAGCGATTAGAAAAGTCTTCTTTTAAAAAGGTAAACGTCATGGCAATACTAAAAAGAGCAAACACCCCCATAGCAGTAAAAATATGAGGCCAATCAAAGTATTTGAGTACAGCATTTCCTAAAATGGGCGCCACAATAGGGGCAACTCCACCAACAAGGGCTAAGATGCTAAATATCTTGAGTGTTTTGTCTTTATCGAATCGCTTATTGACAATAGAACGTGCAATGACAAGTCCTCCGCTACTTCCAAAAGCTTGTAAAAAACGATATGCCCACATCATTTTGATATCAGACACATACAAACAAGCAAAAGAAGTGAGGATAAAAATACTTAAGGATAGAATAATAGGCTTTTTAGCTCCATATTTATCTGATATTGGTCCCCAAAACAATTGACCTACTGCTAAGCCTCCTAAGAAGGTTGATAAAGATATTTGAACATAGCTTACGTCTGTTTGTAGATCAGTAGCTATTTTTGGAAAAGCAGGTAAATACATGTCAATAGCTAACGGGCCTAAAGCGGTTAAGCTAGCGAGTGTAAAGATTAATACCCATTCTTGAAGTGATAATTTTTCCACGGTTTTTAATGAAATAGAAAATCCTTGACACTTTTGGAATCAAGGATTTTATAAGTATGGTTAGTTGAATTTTAGATGTTGAAAGTCTCAGCGTCTTTATCAATTTTTTTGATTAAGCCGGTTAAAACTTTTCCTGGGCCTACTTCTGTAAATGAAGTTGCTCCATCTGCAATCATTTGTTGTACTGCTTGTGTCCATTTTACAGGAGCTGTCAATTGTACAATAAGATTGTTTTTAATTACTTCTGGGTCACTTACTGCGTGAGCAGGTACATTTTGATATACTGGACAAGAAGGTTGGTTGAATGTTGTTGCTTCAATTGCAGCAGCTAATTCTGTTCTCGCTGGTTCCATCATAGGCGAGTGGAATCCTCCACCTACAGGAAGTAATAGCGCTCTTTTTGCACCAGCTTCTTTTAATTTTTCACATGCTTTTTCTACTGCCGTTGTTTCTCCAGAGATAACCAATTGACCTGGGCAGTTGTAGTTTGCTGCAACAACAACACCGTCAATTTCGCTGCATACTTGTTCTACAATCGCATCTTCTAAACCTAATACAGCAGCCATTGTTGAAGGGGTAATTTCGCATGCTTTTTGCATCGCCATAGCTCTTTGATATACTAATTTTAAAGCATCTTCAAAAGCTAAGGTACCATTAGCAACTAAAGCCGAAAATTCACCTAATGAATGCCCTGCAACCATCTCTGGATTAAAGTTCTCAATTGTTTTTGCTAATATAACAGAATGTAAAAATACAGCAGGTTGTGTAACTTTCGTTTCTTTTAATTGTTCTGCAGTTCCTTCAAACATAATGTCTGTGATATTGAACCCAAGAATGTCGTTTGCTTTGTCGAATAGTTCTTTTGCAATTGCTGAACTTTCGTATAAATCTTTACCCATTCCAGTGAATTGAGCACCTTGACCAGGGAAAACGTATGCTTTCATATGTATCGTGTTAAATATAGAATTCAGGGCAAAAATAAGGTATTTTTCTTAGTTAAACGAAAAGGAATAAAAAAAGCCATCTAATCGTAGATGGCTTTTGATATGATTATTGGATCATTCCAATTCTGTTGTCTTTAATTTTAGCTTGTTCTTTCAGTGCTTGTAACACTTTAGTAGAAGCACCCATGCGAACTACATTTTCAGTTTTTGTTTTATAACTGTTATAGTTGTTTAAATCTGGTGCTAGAGTAACACGAGTTGTTTTTACCATATAAACTCCATTTACTCCGTCAATTGGTTTTGAACTTTGATTCAAAGCTGTTCCGAAAGCTGTTCCTACTACTAATGGTTCATTACCAATATTTGTAATTAATGGATTTTGTCTTGTTACATCCATAATTAAGGAAACAGAAGCGTTCGTTTGTTTAGCTACTTCTTCTACTGTGGCAGCTGTCATTTTTTGTCTAATGATTTGAGCTTTTTTCTCATTCATTAAGATTGGCTCAACAATTTTTCTAGCTTCTTCAATTGGCAATAAACCAGTGTTGTTTGTTGAAGCTAAAGTAGCGATGATATAACCATCAGGAATGTCAAAACGCTTTACATCTCCATCTTTAGTCTCTTTGTTGAATGCCCAAGAAACAATCTCACTTCTTGCTCCAACTGCTTGTAAGTATTCATCAAAAGGACGAACTGTTACGTTTTGTTGAACAACTGCATTTACTTTTTCAGCCTCTGCTACTAAGTTTCCTGAAGTTGCAGCAGATTCAATATTTGTTGCTTTTGCGAATACTTCGTCAGCTGTTGCTTCTGAAGCTTCTACTTTTCTAGCCAATGTAGCAATTTGTACACCTTCTGATTTTCCTAATACTTGAATTACGTGGAATCCATAGTCTGTTTCAACTACTCCAATTTTACCTGTAGCGTTGTTGAAGATGAAATCTTCGAAAGGTTTAACCATTTGCCCTTTAGCGATATCTTCGTATTTACCACCGTTTGCTTTTGATCCTGGATCTTCTGATTCAGCTTGAGCTAATTCAGCAAAGTTCGCTGCAGTAGCTTTTTTCAAAATTTCATCCGCTTTTGCTTTTGCTTCTTCTTTTGTTCTAGTAGCAGCACTTTGAGGTGCACCAGCATACGAAATTAAGATGTGAGCAGCATTTACTTTTGCTCCAGCTTTTTTACCTACCATACGAGAAATACAGTAATGGTCATTGAATAAATACGGACCAAATACTTCTCCTGTAGGTAAGTTATATAATTGTTCTTGGAATTCTAATGGTAAATCTTTTTTAGCATAATAAACGCTATCAAATTTTACATCTGAATTTGCATTGATAAAAGCAACTAAGTCTTTTGTTGCTTTAAAACCTGCAATTGTATCGTTCTTTTTAGTTTCAGCATTGTATTGAACTGTTGGCTTTAAGAAAGCTTCAACCGTTTCTTTTACATCTTCTTTGTCTTTTTCAGAAGGTGTGCTTTCAACATAAGCATAGGTTAATTCACGTGTAGGTTCAGATTTGAATCTATTTTCGTGTTTTTTCATATAACCTGTAATTTCTGAATCACTTACTTTCGCTTGATCATCATTGATTGTGCTATATGGAACAGTTACATAGTCAAAAGTTACTTTGCTATTTTCACCGTGGTAAGAATATTTTGCTTCTGTTTGTGTTGTGTATACTCCACCTTTTACCAAGGCATTGTACATTTGTTGTAAACCGAATTTTTCCAACTCAACTTCATAGCTTAACCAAGCTTGCCATTGTTCTGGTCCAGCTTGTTTCATTGCCATAACCCAAGCATTAAACTTAGCCATGTCGAATTGTCCTAATTGATTTTGGAATTCAGGACTATTAGCAAACATAGGGTTGGTTTTCACTACGTTGATTAATTGATCCTTTCCAATTTGTAAACCTAATTTTTCGAACTCCGTTTTTAGCAGTATATTATTCACTTCGGTATTCCAAACCATTTGATAGGCTTGATTTCTACTCATTTGATTCCCTTGCTCCGCTTGGGAAACTTTCTGTTGAAAAATCTGCGTATTGATATCTTCACCATTTACGCTTCCAATATTTCTTGAAGAACCAGCACCTCCGCTTCTAACTACGTCTCCAATAACGAATGCTAATAAAGCAATACCAATTACTGCAATTAACAGCGCCGACTTTTGTCTAATTTTTGATAAAACTGCCATGTTTTTTTATTATGTGTAATTTTTTTCAGAGAGCGAAAATACAATTATCTCTTTAATAATAAAAGGGGTAAACCTATTATTTTGAAGAAAGAATGTGTTTCTTGCTGTTTTTTAATGTTAAAAAACAGAATTTTTTACTTAAAGCTTGATTCAAGATGGGAAAAATGGTGAGAAAAAGGGAGGATTGACTAAAAATAAAAAAAAGAAGAAAGTAGGAAAGTGTAAGAAAAAGAGAGCTGTATAGGATAAAAAAAACCGTAAAGCTTGGTTTAAACTTTACGGTTTTACGTATATTTTCTTGAGGATTATTTTTTATTGTAATGGTCCACCATTCTTTTGCTGTATTTTCTTCTGAAAAAGAACATGAAAATAGCTAGACCTGCAACAAGAAAGCTTGTCCAATAATTTGAGAAGGGTTCACCTGCCATGATTTTAGTTGCCCCATCATAGATGAATAGAATGGCAACAAATAAATATAGAAAAGGTATAAGTTGTAGTGCTTTCATAGGTTTAGTTTTCTTCTTTTTTAATACTTTCTGCGTAGCTATTTCTAGCTTTAATAATGTTTAGCTTTCCATCGAAGTCAACACCTACGCCTTGGGTGAAGTTTTCTTTATCTGTGGAAGCTTTGTATTTACCATTGGTGTAAAACCAATCTAGTCTTTGGTTGTAGTACAACTGATCGGACTCTAACTTCTTATTATCATGTGTTGTAATCACCACATTGCCTCTTAAATCAATAAGCTCCGTTGCGGTATACTGAATAGCATAATCGGCTACTACGGTATTTTTATTGTTGTTGTTATCGAAAAACGTCAGGTTGATTCCTTCGGGAAATTCGGTAAACTTGTATTTTACTGTGGAGTAATCAAGCATTTTTTCGCTAACTAAAATCGCTTTGACTCTTCCAGAATCAACATATTGACCTCGCATTTTTTCTGCTATTCCAGCAGGATAAAATGGAGCTTTGTCGTGTATTTTTTGAATATCTCTAAACTTACTCTCGCAAGAAACAAAGCTGATGCTACCAAGTAGTAAAGATATAAAAAGTGTTTTTTTAGTTAACAACATGGATGAGTTGTATTAATCAAATTTACGTTTTAAGAACCAGAAATCGTTTAAAGATAAACCGATAGAAAGGTTAAAGTAGTTTTCTTTAACTAATCCACTGTTTTTTGTTCCTTTATTTCCATACTCTAGCCCGATATTCACATTAGACAAAGAACGCCCAAATAGTGGGAATCCTGCACCAAGTGAAAAGGCATAGTCGTTGATTGATTCATTTTTCAATACTAAACCAGTGTTCTCATAACGGAATCCGGCACGATATACAACGCGATCAAAATAGCTTGTGAAAGAATTGTATTTAGGAATATAAAAACCTCCAACAGCATAGCGTTTGGTATCTTCATAACCTGCATATTGAGCCGTGCTCCAGCTTGATGCTAATTTACTGTTTTCAATATACGTGAATTGTCCAGAAACAAACCATTTTAAATCTTTCCCAATACCAGCGCCAATTGCTAATTCTTGCGGTTTCGTTAATTTTGTACTTCCATTAAAAATTTCTTTAGAATCAACAATACCACCATTTGTATTGATAATTCTCAAGTTCGTTACATTGTCCGCTGTTAACTTCGTTTCAGGACTATATGTAAGATTGGCTTTCCAATCATACCCTTTGTATTTTCCTTCATATTGAAGAGCAGCGCGAATCTCATATCCTTTGTAGTCAATTCGTCTTTTTTCATTTGTACTAGTAACCAAACCAAATCCATCTCCAGCATCTAATAACGCTATGGTATTTGTATTATCTGTGTTACCAAAGAAATAACTAGCTTGAATACCAACTTGAAAGTTTTTGTTGATTTCATATCCTGTACCCAAGAATACACGGTTAATTCCTCCAGTTCCCTCCAGTTGATTGAATTCTTTCTGATTCAACTCATTCATTTGTTCTCTTTCGATTTTATAACCAACAGAAGAATAAGGCTGAAGTCCAAAAATAACCCCTGACTTTTTAGAAATAGGTAACCCTACAACGAAATAATCAATTGTTTGACGTTTTATGTTGTCATTGCTGTTATCTGATTTGAAATTATAGAACTTAGAGGTAGATCCAACAGTGAATGTAGTAGCCTGTAATTTGCTAATAGCAGCAGGGTTCAATAAGTTTAGGTGCAAACTATCTGAATAGACACTAGTACCTCCCATAGCTTTATATTCATTTGTACCATTGTAACCTAAGTCTCCAATTCCGTAATACGAATAAGGAGATGCAGTTCCTTGCTGAGCGAAAGCTTGAGCGGATAAAATAAGGCTAAAGCTAAGAATGATTCTTTTTATCATTTTCAATTATGTATTGATATATATGGTTCAGACTTTCAGAAAGAAAGTTTGGATTAGCAAATATTATATTTTTTAATCTTTTAGCCAAAAAAACTGTATCCCCACCCGTTAAAATTATTGTTAAATCAGAATAATCTTTTTTATAATGGTCGATAATATTGTCTATTTCTGCAACAATTCCATTGATAACCCCCGATTGGATGGATTCATTTGTATTTTTTCCGATAAAATAATTAATGTCTTCCGTTTGTAAATAGGGGAGTTTTGCGGTGTAATCGTTCAATGCTTTATAACGCAATTGTAAACCAGGGGAAATAGCACCACCTAAATACTCATTTTCAGTATTGACAAAGTCGTAGGTAATACAAGTTCCTGCATCGATGATTAAACGGGCAGTATTGGGATAAACAATAGTAGATCCGGCAGCAACGACTAAACGATCGATCCCCAAGGTATGAGGAGTTTGATATTTATTCGCTACAGGAAGGGGAGTGGTATGGCTGATTTGAATGAAATCAGTATGCATTTGAAGCCAATTTAGCAGATCAGAATCCAAAGGAACGACGCTTGCCAGTATAATTTGAGGCTTTGTTTTATTTTTTTTTAAAAAAAATAAAAGTTCTTCTTGTAAATTTTTTGTTGAAAGATATTCGGTTTTCAAAAGGCTATTGTTTTCAAACATAGCGAGTTTGGTTCTGGTGTTTCCGATATCAAGGGTATAGATCATGTTTCTATTGCTTAGTTGAGCAAAGATAAATAAAGAAAAATTGCCAAAGAAGTTTTGGAAGAATAAAAAAGTATTATATATTTGCAACCGCTTAAGAGAACAAAAGTTCACTACTAAAAGCCAATTGGTGCCTTAGCTCAGTTGGTAGAGCAAAGGACTGAAAATCCTTGTGTCCCTGGTTCGATTCCTGGAGGCACCACAAAATTAGCTTTTAGTAACTTAGTTTAAAACTGGTGCCTTAGCTCAGTTGGTAGAGCAAAGGACTGAAAATCCTTGTGTCCCTGGTTCGATTCCTGGAGGCACCACAAATTTTAAACTATTGGTAAGCAACTGGTGCCTTAGCTCAGTTGGTAGAGCAAAGGACTGAAAATCCTTGTGTCCCTGGTTCGATTCCTGGAGGCACCACACCAGAAAAAAACCGATAACGAAAGTTATCGGTTTTTTTGTTTTTATAAACGTGCACAGTTGACCGTTCACTGTAAACAAAAAAAAGCGAAACCTAAGTTTCGCTTTTTTCTTATTTTGTTAATGTTTCGTATTTGTATTCTTCTGCTTTAATGTCAAATTCCAAATTGGCAATTTGCGTTTGGTATTTATGCAGTTTTGTTTTGATTTTTAATTCTTGAACAGGGGCAATTTTACCTAAAGCCATGTCGCGATTAAACGTATCATTCTCTTTGTTGTACTTCGCTTTCGTCTTGTTTAGCTTCTCTGTTGCTTTTTGGATTTTCTTTTGGGTTTTAGCAATCTCTTTTTGCTTTTTAAGCTCTGCTTTGCGCTCGCGCTCAATTTGCTTTTGTTCTTGCTCAAATGCCTTTAATTCTTCTGTACTCATGGTCGGAGCTTCTTCTACCACGCTTTCTACAATTTCCGCAACCGGAACTTCAGGTAAAATTGTTGTAGACTCTTCTTTTTGTACTTCTTGTGCTTGCATAGCGGTTGAGCCAAGTAGCATCATACCAGCGATTAAAAACGTTTTTTTCATTTTTCTTTTTCTCTATTTTGATTCTATTGTTGTTCGAATTTTACCATTCATTAATTCTATTGGCATCCAATTTCAAAAAGATGAATAGTAGTAATGTAAAAGCAATTAAACTCGATCCTCCATAGGAGAAAAAGGGAAGTGGTACTCCGATAGTAGGGAATAATCCTACTAACATAGTAATATTAAAGGCAAAGTGAATGAATAAAAAACTCACGACACAATACCCGTAGACTCTATTAAATCGCTTCTTTTGCTTTTCTGCTAGATAAATCAAGCGGAAAAATAAACAAAGGAATAAGACGATAATCGTACTAGAACCAACGAATCCCCATTCTTCTCCAACCGTAGTAAATATATAATCGGTATGTTGTTCTGGTACAAAGCCTCCCTTAGTTTGGGTACCTTGTAAAAAACCAGTGCCATACCAACCACCTGAACCAATTGCAATTTTCGATTGATTGAGGTTATATCCTTCGGCCTGAAGATCTACATTTTCACCGAGTAAAACGTTTATTCTATCTTTTTGATGGGGTTCAAGTACATTGTCGTACACGTAATCAACAGATAGAACAAAGCCGCACATTACGGTGGCTAAAATAAGATAAATAAAGGGGTTTCTATTGATGTTTTTGTTAAAGTAGTAGTGTAATAGTGTTAATAATACAATGGATGTGATGATTAGGGAAGGTTTTACTATCAATGCTGCAACAAAGAGTGCTATTGTAATAAAAGCCGACCATAAATACCAAGAAGGTAATCCTTCGCGAAATAATACAAAGATTAATGCGGCGAATAACATGGCACTTCCTGTATCGTGTTTTAAGATTAATAAGGTTGGTATACCAATGATCATAAAAACGGTTACCTGCTCTTTAAGGGTCTTTAAAGTACCTTGGTTGTCCGAAAAGTACTTGGCTAATAAGAGGGCCGTGGTTGTTTTTACAAATTCGGAGGGTTGAACCCCCAATCCACCAATCTGATACCAGTTGGTTTGACCTTTTACCGATTTACCAAATACAAATAGACCAAGAATAGAGAGAATACCGATAATATAAAAAATTAGGGCATACTTCTCATAGAACTTGGTATCTAGAGCAAGAATGAGAATGATTAAGGGAATACACGTCAAAATAAAGACCAATTGCCTACCATAGATTTGACTAAAATCAAAAATACTAGCTTCTTCACTAGGTAGTGAGGTCGAGTAAATGTTTACCCATCCCGCTACAACCAGTAAGAGATATAACATAATAGTTATCCAATCGATATGCTTTTGTACGCTTCCGCTTCTCATTATTTTTTTGGCTTATCCGCTAAGTTGTATAGTTGTAAAACTTTGTTGTATTCACTTTCTAAACTTCCTTCTAGCATTCGCTTTTCTAAATCAGGACGAACAATTTCTGGAAGTAGATATTTTTGTAGCATTAGACTCGTAATAGGTGCAGCCCATCGTGCTCCCCATACTCCGTTTTCAATAAAAACGGCAATAACAATCTTAGGATCATCTACGGGTGCAAAAGCAACGAATACAGAGTGATCTGCCAATT
The window above is part of the Myroides odoratus DSM 2801 genome. Proteins encoded here:
- the lptC gene encoding LPS export ABC transporter periplasmic protein LptC, which gives rise to MLLTKKTLFISLLLGSISFVSCESKFRDIQKIHDKAPFYPAGIAEKMRGQYVDSGRVKAILVSEKMLDYSTVKYKFTEFPEGINLTFFDNNNNKNTVVADYAIQYTATELIDLRGNVVITTHDNKKLESDQLYYNQRLDWFYTNGKYKASTDKENFTQGVGVDFDGKLNIIKARNSYAESIKKEEN
- a CDS encoding type III pantothenate kinase; the encoded protein is MIYTLDIGNTRTKLAMFENNSLLKTEYLSTKNLQEELLFFLKKNKTKPQIILASVVPLDSDLLNWLQMHTDFIQISHTTPLPVANKYQTPHTLGIDRLVVAAGSTIVYPNTARLIIDAGTCITYDFVNTENEYLGGAISPGLQLRYKALNDYTAKLPYLQTEDINYFIGKNTNESIQSGVINGIVAEIDNIIDHYKKDYSDLTIILTGGDTVFLAKRLKNIIFANPNFLSESLNHIYQYIIENDKKNHS
- a CDS encoding DegT/DnrJ/EryC1/StrS family aminotransferase; its protein translation is MKQIQMVDLKSQYEGIKEEVNQSFQEVLESSAFINGPQVHTFQANLEKYLGVKHVIPCANGTDALQIAMMGLGLQPGDEVITADFTFAATVEVIALLQLTPVLVDVCPDSMNIDVEAIKKAITPKTKAIVPVHLFGNVANMEEIMKIAAEHNLYVIEDNAQGIGASYAFSDGKKVKTGGIAHVGATSFFPSKNLGCYGDGGAIFTNDDELAHIIRGIVNHGMYERYHHDVVGVNSRLDSLQAAVLNAKLPRLDQYNKARREAAAQYSAALANHPNVITPKVEGDDDSHVFHQYTLRIVNADRNALMAHLQGKGIPCAIYYPIPLHNQKAYLDPRYKEEDFPVTNQLVKEVLSLPMHSELEADQIKFITDEIKAFLG
- a CDS encoding multidrug effflux MFS transporter yields the protein MEKLSLQEWVLIFTLASLTALGPLAIDMYLPAFPKIATDLQTDVSYVQISLSTFLGGLAVGQLFWGPISDKYGAKKPIILSLSIFILTSFACLYVSDIKMMWAYRFLQAFGSSGGLVIARSIVNKRFDKDKTLKIFSILALVGGVAPIVAPILGNAVLKYFDWPHIFTAMGVFALFSIAMTFTFLKEDFSNRLPSLEVKSIIQNYLRLFENKTFITYTLVGSIAFSCLMLYISNSPVLVMEVGGLSSTAFSIVFMVNSCGLMVGSFLTSSFLRKRLEPKQIITLGTSIQLISALVLFGFIVTDASIYFQLVPLFFFVLPLGMLFPTSTTLALSPFKAESGIASALFGASQLAFTFLTSVLLNTLNNGSMYVVALSLAACALCSLLINTLTQKT
- the fabD gene encoding ACP S-malonyltransferase; the encoded protein is MKAYVFPGQGAQFTGMGKDLYESSAIAKELFDKANDILGFNITDIMFEGTAEQLKETKVTQPAVFLHSVILAKTIENFNPEMVAGHSLGEFSALVANGTLAFEDALKLVYQRAMAMQKACEITPSTMAAVLGLEDAIVEQVCSEIDGVVVAANYNCPGQLVISGETTAVEKACEKLKEAGAKRALLLPVGGGFHSPMMEPARTELAAAIEATTFNQPSCPVYQNVPAHAVSDPEVIKNNLIVQLTAPVKWTQAVQQMIADGATSFTEVGPGKVLTGLIKKIDKDAETFNI
- the rodA gene encoding rod shape-determining protein RodA, whose translation is MRSGSVQKHIDWITIMLYLLLVVAGWVNIYSTSLPSEEASIFDFSQIYGRQLVFILTCIPLIILILALDTKFYEKYALIFYIIGILSILGLFVFGKSVKGQTNWYQIGGLGVQPSEFVKTTTALLLAKYFSDNQGTLKTLKEQVTVFMIIGIPTLLILKHDTGSAMLFAALIFVLFREGLPSWYLWSAFITIALFVAALIVKPSLIITSIVLLTLLHYYFNKNINRNPFIYLILATVMCGFVLSVDYVYDNVLEPHQKDRINVLLGENVDLQAEGYNLNQSKIAIGSGGWYGTGFLQGTQTKGGFVPEQHTDYIFTTVGEEWGFVGSSTIIVLFLCLFFRLIYLAEKQKKRFNRVYGYCVVSFLFIHFAFNITMLVGLFPTIGVPLPFFSYGGSSLIAFTLLLFIFLKLDANRINEW
- a CDS encoding peptidylprolyl isomerase, translated to MAVLSKIRQKSALLIAVIGIALLAFVIGDVVRSGGAGSSRNIGSVNGEDINTQIFQQKVSQAEQGNQMSRNQAYQMVWNTEVNNILLKTEFEKLGLQIGKDQLINVVKTNPMFANSPEFQNQLGQFDMAKFNAWVMAMKQAGPEQWQAWLSYEVELEKFGLQQMYNALVKGGVYTTQTEAKYSYHGENSKVTFDYVTVPYSTINDDQAKVSDSEITGYMKKHENRFKSEPTRELTYAYVESTPSEKDKEDVKETVEAFLKPTVQYNAETKKNDTIAGFKATKDLVAFINANSDVKFDSVYYAKKDLPLEFQEQLYNLPTGEVFGPYLFNDHYCISRMVGKKAGAKVNAAHILISYAGAPQSAATRTKEEAKAKADEILKKATAANFAELAQAESEDPGSKANGGKYEDIAKGQMVKPFEDFIFNNATGKIGVVETDYGFHVIQVLGKSEGVQIATLARKVEASEATADEVFAKATNIESAATSGNLVAEAEKVNAVVQQNVTVRPFDEYLQAVGARSEIVSWAFNKETKDGDVKRFDIPDGYIIATLASTNNTGLLPIEEARKIVEPILMNEKKAQIIRQKMTAATVEEVAKQTNASVSLIMDVTRQNPLITNIGNEPLVVGTAFGTALNQSSKPIDGVNGVYMVKTTRVTLAPDLNNYNSYKTKTENVVRMGASTKVLQALKEQAKIKDNRIGMIQ